In one Deltaproteobacteria bacterium genomic region, the following are encoded:
- the tsaB gene encoding tRNA (adenosine(37)-N6)-threonylcarbamoyltransferase complex dimerization subunit type 1 TsaB, with amino-acid sequence MKILALESATLTGSVALVDVGAQGGAPLHVEKTLDASLQHSEKLLPAVMEIVGDRLSSIDLFAVDIGPGSFTGLRVGVALMKGLAFATGKPLVGVSSLEALAMNAVGAQLIAPLHIVPMLDAYRGEVYTAVYNVGAGFPRPGAVTAPLQQIEPEQATPPEKWLKYLVGVVRERPLQFIGDGAVKYQDLIQKIVGARFIAPVNDHQIHATNVAFLAKKTGAVDLPPLHELKPRYLRPGV; translated from the coding sequence ATGAAAATCCTGGCCCTGGAGTCCGCTACCCTGACCGGCAGTGTTGCCCTTGTCGACGTAGGGGCGCAGGGCGGTGCGCCCTTACACGTTGAAAAAACCCTGGATGCCTCTCTCCAACACTCCGAGAAATTGTTGCCTGCCGTGATGGAGATTGTCGGTGATCGGTTGTCATCGATCGACCTATTCGCCGTTGATATCGGCCCTGGTTCCTTTACCGGCCTGCGCGTCGGGGTGGCGTTGATGAAAGGGTTGGCATTTGCGACCGGAAAACCGCTGGTCGGTGTTTCGTCACTGGAAGCATTGGCGATGAATGCTGTAGGGGCGCAATTAATTGCGCCCCTACATATCGTTCCGATGCTCGATGCCTATCGCGGTGAAGTGTATACGGCGGTCTATAATGTAGGGGCGGGGTTTCCCCGCCCGGGCGCGGTGACCGCGCCCCTACAACAGATTGAACCGGAACAGGCGACCCCACCGGAGAAATGGTTGAAATATCTTGTAGGGGTCGTTCGCGAACGACCCCTACAATTCATCGGCGATGGCGCTGTGAAATATCAGGATTTAATTCAAAAAATTGTAGGGGCGCGATTCATCGCGCCCGTCAACGATCACCAGATCCATGCTACTAATGTCGCCTTTTTGGCAAAAAAAACAGGGGCGGTGGATCTACCGCCCCTGCATGAATTAAAACCGAGATACTTGAGACCTGGCGTTTGA
- a CDS encoding elongation factor Ts produces MVTPGLIRELRERTGAGLMDCKKALGESAGDIDKAIDFLRREGILKAAKKATRITKEGLVMEAHSPDGAVAALVEVNCETDFVARTDDFKNFCFVLAEQAFKGQPATLEALKEEKLGSGEPGSKKIADLLTELVARLGENISIRRYQLFRANGGKEKVGVYVHPGNKIGVMVRMAGEPSKMAGILKDISMHVAAMHPLYLSGEQVPAAVAEQERGRLKESPELVSKPEAIAEKIVAGKYARFLSEICLLDQVFIRDMTGKGTVRETLKKVDPSLKILEFVRYQVGESA; encoded by the coding sequence ATGGTGACCCCCGGATTGATCAGGGAGTTGCGAGAGAGGACCGGCGCCGGCCTGATGGATTGCAAGAAGGCGCTGGGGGAGTCGGCAGGCGATATCGACAAGGCGATCGATTTCCTGCGCCGGGAAGGGATTCTCAAGGCGGCCAAGAAGGCGACCCGCATTACCAAGGAAGGACTGGTGATGGAGGCCCACTCACCGGATGGGGCTGTCGCGGCGCTGGTTGAGGTGAATTGCGAGACCGACTTTGTCGCCCGGACGGATGATTTTAAAAACTTTTGTTTCGTGTTGGCGGAACAGGCGTTCAAGGGGCAGCCGGCCACATTGGAGGCTTTGAAAGAGGAAAAACTTGGTTCCGGGGAGCCCGGTTCCAAAAAAATTGCCGATCTCTTGACCGAGCTTGTCGCCCGCCTTGGTGAAAATATCTCTATCCGTCGTTATCAGCTCTTTCGCGCGAATGGTGGCAAGGAGAAGGTGGGGGTCTATGTCCACCCCGGGAACAAGATCGGTGTGATGGTCCGGATGGCAGGAGAGCCTTCCAAAATGGCCGGTATCCTTAAGGATATCTCCATGCATGTGGCAGCGATGCACCCGCTCTACCTCTCCGGTGAGCAGGTTCCGGCGGCGGTGGCTGAGCAGGAGAGGGGACGGTTGAAGGAATCCCCGGAACTGGTCTCTAAACCAGAGGCTATTGCTGAGAAAATTGTGGCAGGGAAGTACGCCCGGTTTTTGAGTGAGATCTGTCTCTTAGATCAGGTCTTCATCCGGGATATGACCGGGAAGGGGACGGTTCGGGAGACCCTGAAAAAGGTGGACCCCAGTCTCAAGATTCTGGAATTTGTCCGTTACCAGGTGGGGGAATCGGCATGA
- the rseP gene encoding RIP metalloprotease RseP has protein sequence MMTIVYFIISLGLLVFIHEFGHFLVAKLSGIRVEKFSLGFGPKLISFRKGETEYLLSLLPLGGYVKLTGEDPDSPEASAADSYSQKSIAQRLRVVVAGPFMNLLLALFFMPLVFMIGKMEPIYLDQKPVVLGVLADSAAAKAGLQKGDEFLRVNGRGYSRWRDLLDYILLHPEEEVVVDIQRAGGTVQKKIVIESHPSNRSGFLGVEPGQFVGNDPVVDEVSPDSPAAEAGFRKGDRVLSINGKSVMTWTEMSQIVSASEGRPLAVVVGRSEGPKDLSLTPFQDQASRKWLMGVRKEASASSETMVLKKYPMGQAVVKGMEENWKLTKLTFGVLYRLVSLKLSYKALGGPIRIAQGAAMAAESGVAYFLYFIAFLSLQLAVLNILPIPVLDGGHVLYLFLEKVRRRPVSMRVRSIADQTGMGLLLLLMFFVTFNDIDAVWGLKSLFEKVRGIF, from the coding sequence ATGATGACTATTGTCTATTTTATCATTTCCCTCGGGCTCCTTGTTTTTATCCACGAGTTTGGTCATTTCCTCGTGGCCAAGTTGTCGGGGATCCGTGTTGAAAAATTTTCCCTGGGCTTCGGACCGAAACTCATCAGTTTTCGAAAAGGGGAGACGGAGTACCTATTGTCTCTCTTACCCCTCGGTGGTTATGTCAAGCTGACCGGAGAGGACCCGGACTCCCCGGAGGCGTCGGCGGCCGATTCCTACAGCCAGAAATCGATTGCCCAAAGGCTTCGGGTGGTTGTCGCCGGGCCGTTTATGAATCTCCTCCTGGCCCTCTTCTTCATGCCGCTGGTTTTCATGATCGGCAAGATGGAGCCGATCTACCTGGACCAAAAACCGGTAGTGCTCGGGGTTTTGGCCGACTCCGCTGCGGCCAAGGCTGGTCTTCAAAAAGGGGACGAGTTTCTCCGAGTCAACGGCAGGGGTTATTCCCGGTGGCGTGATCTGCTGGATTACATCCTTTTGCATCCCGAAGAGGAGGTTGTTGTTGATATTCAACGTGCCGGCGGGACCGTGCAGAAAAAAATTGTTATTGAATCACACCCCTCCAACAGAAGTGGCTTCCTGGGGGTGGAGCCCGGTCAGTTTGTCGGGAATGACCCGGTGGTGGATGAGGTCAGTCCTGATTCTCCGGCGGCAGAGGCCGGATTCCGAAAGGGGGATCGTGTCCTTTCGATTAATGGAAAGTCGGTGATGACCTGGACGGAGATGTCCCAGATTGTCTCCGCCTCGGAAGGAAGGCCGTTGGCAGTTGTGGTGGGACGGTCAGAAGGTCCGAAGGACCTTTCACTCACCCCTTTTCAGGATCAAGCCTCCAGGAAGTGGCTGATGGGGGTCAGGAAGGAGGCCTCGGCTTCCAGCGAAACGATGGTTCTCAAGAAGTACCCGATGGGTCAGGCGGTCGTGAAGGGGATGGAGGAGAACTGGAAGCTGACCAAACTGACCTTTGGCGTCCTCTACCGGCTTGTCTCGCTCAAACTTTCTTACAAGGCGCTGGGGGGACCGATCCGGATAGCCCAGGGGGCGGCGATGGCGGCGGAATCAGGGGTTGCCTATTTCCTCTATTTTATCGCTTTCTTAAGCCTTCAGCTGGCGGTGTTGAATATCCTGCCGATCCCGGTTTTGGACGGCGGGCATGTCTTGTACCTCTTTCTGGAGAAGGTCCGTCGCCGGCCGGTCTCGATGCGGGTTCGTTCCATTGCCGACCAGACCGGGATGGGGCTTCTGCTCCTTCTGATGTTTTTCGTCACCTTCAATGATATTGATGCGGTCTGGGGTCTGAAGAGTTTATTCGAGAAGGTCCGCGGGATTTTCTAA
- a CDS encoding 1-deoxy-D-xylulose-5-phosphate reductoisomerase: MTSKRLVILGSTGSIGTQALDFVARHPDRFKVAGLVAGKNLGLLKKQIHLFHPRLVSVAGEKEALSLQKETKGVEILFGQKGACQVASMEGVDLVLSAIVGAAGLLPTYEALKKGRPVALANKESLVIAGEVMTSIARQKKVPIFPVDSEHSAIFQSMVGNNKGDVKRIILTASGGPFLKKSRSELASVTVEEALKHPNWNMGAKVTIDSATLMNKGLEVIEASWLFDLPPEKVAIHIHPQSIVHSMVEYRDGSVMAQMGVPDMRCAIGYALSYPERIETGVASLDLLALENLSFYKPDPVRFRCLDLAYQAAKTGGSLPAVLNAANEIAVEKFLKKEIGFLDIADLIEKTLSRHSVSPVRTLDDVLEADRWARKAAS; encoded by the coding sequence ATGACCTCTAAACGTCTCGTCATTCTCGGCAGTACCGGCTCTATCGGCACGCAGGCGCTCGATTTTGTGGCGCGCCATCCGGACCGGTTTAAAGTGGCTGGGCTTGTGGCCGGCAAGAATTTAGGCCTTTTGAAAAAGCAGATTCATCTCTTTCATCCCCGCCTTGTTTCTGTTGCCGGAGAGAAAGAGGCCTTGTCCCTGCAAAAAGAAACAAAAGGGGTAGAGATTCTTTTTGGTCAGAAGGGGGCCTGTCAGGTCGCCTCGATGGAAGGGGTCGATCTGGTCCTTTCTGCAATCGTCGGGGCCGCCGGTCTTCTGCCGACTTATGAGGCTTTGAAGAAGGGACGTCCTGTGGCCTTGGCCAACAAGGAGAGTTTGGTCATTGCCGGTGAGGTAATGACCTCGATCGCACGGCAAAAAAAGGTTCCGATTTTCCCTGTCGACAGTGAGCACAGCGCCATTTTCCAATCGATGGTTGGTAATAACAAGGGAGACGTGAAGAGGATCATCCTGACCGCCTCCGGGGGTCCGTTCCTGAAGAAGAGCCGATCGGAGCTTGCCTCCGTGACCGTGGAAGAGGCGCTGAAACACCCCAACTGGAACATGGGGGCGAAGGTAACGATCGACAGCGCCACTTTGATGAACAAGGGGTTGGAGGTGATTGAGGCCTCCTGGCTCTTTGACCTGCCGCCGGAAAAGGTGGCGATTCATATCCACCCGCAAAGCATCGTTCACTCCATGGTGGAATACCGGGATGGTTCTGTGATGGCGCAGATGGGGGTGCCGGATATGCGGTGCGCGATCGGCTATGCCTTGTCTTACCCGGAACGGATCGAGACCGGCGTCGCCTCTCTCGATCTTTTGGCCCTTGAGAATTTGTCTTTTTACAAACCGGACCCCGTCCGGTTTCGTTGCCTGGATCTCGCCTATCAGGCGGCCAAGACGGGAGGCTCGTTGCCGGCGGTCCTTAATGCCGCCAATGAAATTGCCGTGGAAAAGTTTTTGAAGAAAGAGATCGGTTTCTTAGATATTGCGGACCTCATTGAAAAAACCCTCTCCCGTCACTCGGTATCCCCCGTCAGGACTCTCGATGATGTCCTGGAGGCGGATCGCTGGGCCAGAAAGGCGGCTTCTTAA
- the ilvN gene encoding acetolactate synthase small subunit, with amino-acid sequence MKHTISILVENEFGVLARIANLFAAKGYNIDSLSVAPTADPTLSQMTIVTHGTDSVIEQILKQLNKLINVIKVESLKEGGV; translated from the coding sequence ATGAAACACACGATTTCCATCCTTGTTGAAAATGAATTCGGCGTCCTGGCCCGAATTGCGAATCTTTTTGCGGCAAAGGGGTATAATATTGACAGCCTCTCAGTGGCACCGACCGCTGACCCGACGCTCTCCCAGATGACGATCGTTACCCACGGGACTGATTCGGTGATCGAGCAGATCCTGAAACAATTAAATAAGCTCATTAACGTCATCAAGGTCGAGAGTCTGAAAGAAGGGGGAGTTTGA
- the rpsB gene encoding 30S ribosomal protein S2, whose amino-acid sequence MVEGPMKQMLEAGAHFGHQKGRWNPKMKPYIFGVRGGIHIIDLQKTVPMAHEACQFISRTVAHGGEILFVGTKKQAQEIVEAGAKRCGAFYVNNRWLGGTLTNFKTIKSSIDRLKEMEKKRDEGKLEGLTKKEKLWIEREIIKLTKALGGIKEMNKVPSCLFVVDPKKEHIALMEAKRLNIPVVALADTNCDPDGIDYLIPANDDALKAIRYFVERVAEACQEGHEQRDQVLRSKITQEMEDKAGKKETVIGGRGVAYVSKPDEYEEEAKGTFSSEGASPEGDSPKGESHNGVSPTGEVK is encoded by the coding sequence ATGGTCGAAGGACCAATGAAGCAGATGCTGGAAGCGGGCGCCCACTTCGGGCATCAGAAGGGGCGATGGAATCCGAAGATGAAACCGTACATCTTCGGTGTTCGCGGTGGGATCCATATCATTGACCTGCAAAAAACGGTGCCGATGGCCCACGAGGCCTGCCAATTCATCAGCCGCACGGTGGCCCACGGGGGGGAGATCCTCTTTGTCGGCACCAAGAAACAGGCCCAGGAGATCGTTGAGGCCGGCGCCAAAAGGTGCGGTGCCTTTTATGTCAACAACCGCTGGCTCGGTGGGACCCTGACGAACTTCAAGACGATCAAGAGTTCCATCGACCGCCTGAAGGAGATGGAGAAGAAGCGGGACGAAGGGAAACTGGAAGGGCTGACGAAAAAGGAAAAACTCTGGATCGAAAGGGAGATTATCAAGCTGACCAAGGCGCTGGGGGGGATCAAGGAGATGAACAAGGTCCCGTCCTGCCTCTTTGTGGTAGATCCGAAGAAGGAACATATCGCGCTGATGGAGGCCAAAAGACTGAACATCCCTGTCGTGGCGTTGGCGGATACCAATTGTGACCCTGACGGGATCGATTACCTGATCCCGGCCAATGACGATGCGCTCAAGGCGATCCGCTACTTTGTGGAAAGGGTTGCGGAGGCCTGTCAGGAAGGTCACGAACAGCGGGACCAGGTTTTACGTTCAAAGATAACCCAGGAAATGGAAGACAAGGCGGGCAAAAAGGAGACAGTCATCGGCGGGCGCGGCGTTGCCTACGTTTCCAAACCGGATGAGTATGAAGAAGAGGCCAAGGGGACCTTTAGCTCAGAGGGTGCTTCACCCGAGGGTGATTCACCCAAGGGTGAGTCACACAATGGTGTGTCACCCACGGGGGAGGTTAAGTAA
- a CDS encoding isoprenyl transferase: MDLDFKKLPQHIAIIMDGNGRWAKRRDLPRIEGHRRGVNAVDEIVTDCRELGVRYLTLYSFSMENWGRPRDEIEALMELLKEFLIGKREKMIKNEIRFETIGDIARLPDFIRREISITKEATASLNKMVLTLALSYSARDEIIRAVNALIKEKGSGRFKDDFISQERFASYLDTREMPDPDLLIRTSGEKRISNFLLWQTAYTELYFSDVLWPDFNREELRRILEVYQTRERRFGKTSEQVGEA, translated from the coding sequence ATGGACCTCGATTTCAAAAAACTCCCCCAACATATCGCGATTATCATGGATGGGAACGGCCGTTGGGCCAAGAGGCGGGACCTTCCCCGGATTGAAGGCCACCGGCGCGGGGTCAATGCCGTTGACGAGATTGTCACCGACTGCCGCGAACTGGGGGTCCGGTATTTGACCCTTTATTCTTTTTCGATGGAAAACTGGGGCCGGCCGAGGGATGAGATCGAGGCCCTGATGGAACTTCTGAAAGAGTTTCTTATCGGCAAGCGCGAAAAGATGATCAAAAATGAAATCCGGTTTGAGACGATCGGCGACATCGCCCGTCTCCCCGATTTTATCCGGAGAGAAATCTCGATCACCAAAGAAGCGACGGCGTCGCTGAACAAGATGGTTTTGACCCTGGCCCTTTCTTACAGTGCCCGGGATGAAATTATCCGGGCGGTGAATGCCCTGATCAAGGAGAAAGGTTCGGGGAGGTTCAAGGACGATTTTATCTCGCAGGAACGGTTTGCCTCTTATCTGGATACACGGGAGATGCCTGATCCGGATCTTCTGATCCGAACGAGCGGGGAAAAGAGGATCAGCAATTTCCTGCTCTGGCAGACCGCTTACACGGAACTCTATTTTTCGGATGTTTTATGGCCTGATTTTAACCGTGAAGAACTCCGACGGATCCTTGAGGTCTACCAGACGAGAGAAAGGCGGTTCGGCAAGACCTCCGAGCAGGTGGGAGAGGCCTGA
- a CDS encoding UMP kinase has product MTKPKGESPKGGSPKFKRILLKLSGEAFVKKACFGIEPDVIAGVAEEIREVHDLGVEVALVIGGGNIFRGSRETWIDRATADYIGMLATVINALILQSALEKEKIFTRVLTAIQMEQLAEPYIRRRAIRHLEKGRVVIFGGGTGNPYFSTDTAAALRAMEIHADVILKGTKVDGVYSADPMKEKGATRFKELPYIDVLQKKLGVMDATAISLCMDNSLPIIVFDLFQRGNIKRVVLGEKIGTQVR; this is encoded by the coding sequence ATGACAAAACCCAAGGGTGAGTCACCCAAGGGTGGTTCACCCAAGTTTAAGAGGATCTTGCTCAAGCTCTCGGGCGAGGCTTTTGTGAAGAAGGCCTGTTTCGGCATTGAGCCGGACGTGATTGCCGGTGTTGCCGAAGAGATCCGGGAAGTCCACGATCTTGGGGTCGAAGTGGCCCTGGTGATCGGCGGCGGCAATATCTTCAGGGGTTCCAGGGAGACCTGGATCGACCGGGCGACGGCCGACTATATCGGAATGTTGGCTACCGTCATCAATGCCCTTATTCTCCAGAGCGCCCTTGAGAAGGAAAAGATTTTCACGCGTGTGTTGACAGCGATCCAAATGGAACAACTGGCGGAGCCGTATATCCGTCGTCGGGCGATTCGACACCTGGAAAAGGGAAGGGTTGTCATTTTTGGTGGGGGGACCGGTAATCCCTATTTTTCCACCGATACCGCCGCGGCCCTGCGTGCCATGGAAATCCACGCCGATGTCATCCTGAAAGGGACCAAGGTGGACGGGGTCTACAGCGCCGATCCGATGAAAGAAAAAGGGGCCACGAGGTTCAAGGAGCTTCCCTACATTGATGTCCTTCAAAAAAAGCTGGGGGTGATGGATGCGACGGCGATCTCCCTCTGCATGGATAACAGCCTGCCGATCATTGTTTTTGATCTCTTTCAGCGGGGCAATATCAAAAGGGTTGTTTTGGGAGAAAAAATCGGGACCCAAGTGAGGTGA
- a CDS encoding phosphatidylserine decarboxylase family protein encodes MTIAKEGFPFIGGGALLTIFSFGLIHWGLGLVFLAPTLFALFFFRNPARVIPQEPGLIVSPADGKILAVAEVDETRYLQERRRKISIFMSPLNVHVNRSPLAGRVRDLHYSPGKYLMAFHEKSSLENEQNAIIVDGEKSASVLFIQIAGFIARRIVCYLKKGDPVERGALCGLIRFGSRVDVYLPLSIAVTVKVGDRVRGGETILGRVP; translated from the coding sequence ATGACTATTGCCAAGGAAGGATTCCCCTTTATTGGTGGGGGAGCCTTGCTCACGATTTTTTCCTTTGGACTGATCCATTGGGGTTTGGGCCTCGTTTTTCTCGCACCCACCCTTTTTGCCCTTTTTTTCTTTCGAAACCCGGCAAGGGTTATCCCTCAGGAGCCGGGACTGATTGTCTCACCGGCTGATGGCAAAATCCTGGCGGTGGCAGAGGTGGACGAGACAAGGTACCTCCAGGAGCGGAGGAGAAAGATCAGCATCTTCATGTCCCCGCTGAATGTTCATGTTAATCGGTCACCCCTTGCCGGCAGGGTCAGGGATCTCCATTACAGCCCGGGGAAATACCTGATGGCCTTTCATGAAAAGTCATCCTTGGAAAACGAACAGAACGCCATCATTGTGGATGGTGAAAAATCGGCATCGGTTCTTTTTATCCAGATTGCCGGTTTTATCGCCCGGAGGATCGTTTGTTATCTTAAAAAAGGGGACCCTGTGGAAAGAGGGGCCCTTTGCGGCCTCATCCGTTTTGGTTCGCGTGTGGATGTTTATCTCCCCCTCTCGATTGCTGTTACCGTGAAAGTGGGTGACCGGGTCAGGGGAGGGGAGACTATTTTAGGGAGGGTTCCATGA
- a CDS encoding phosphatidate cytidylyltransferase, with the protein MLFKRIVSFVIGAPVLLATLFYPEPVLFKVLVGLSSLFALNEFYTMTFAVRSKRFFGLVLGAFYGLTVLFSARGELFFMVPVALVIVSSFAYTLLEAQSPSEPLAESTHQVALYLLGTFYVTGFTLYIGLLRELPMGIFWVLALLVGTWMNDSCAFFVGKGIGRHKLSPRVSPGKTVEGFIGGLLGTAAGLFILRGLFHEPISFQQTILLALIIGFLGPAGDLAESLIKRSYQVKDSGSLIPGHGGVLDRIDALIFNAPFVYTLALILK; encoded by the coding sequence ATGCTTTTCAAAAGGATTGTGAGTTTTGTGATCGGGGCGCCGGTTCTGCTGGCCACCCTTTTCTATCCTGAACCGGTTCTCTTCAAGGTTTTGGTTGGCCTCTCTTCTCTTTTCGCCCTGAACGAATTTTATACAATGACTTTTGCCGTACGCAGCAAGAGGTTTTTTGGACTGGTCTTGGGGGCCTTTTACGGTCTCACCGTTCTTTTTTCAGCCCGTGGGGAACTGTTTTTCATGGTCCCGGTGGCGTTGGTGATTGTCAGCTCCTTTGCCTACACCCTTCTCGAGGCCCAATCCCCCTCAGAACCGTTGGCCGAGAGTACCCACCAGGTGGCCCTCTACCTGTTGGGGACGTTTTATGTGACCGGTTTTACGCTCTACATTGGCTTGCTTCGAGAACTCCCGATGGGGATTTTTTGGGTTCTTGCGCTACTGGTCGGGACCTGGATGAATGACAGTTGTGCTTTTTTTGTCGGAAAGGGGATCGGCCGCCATAAATTGTCGCCGCGAGTCAGCCCCGGCAAGACCGTTGAGGGTTTTATCGGTGGTCTCCTGGGGACGGCCGCGGGGCTCTTTATCTTGAGAGGCCTGTTTCACGAACCGATTTCGTTTCAACAGACAATCCTTCTTGCGTTGATCATCGGATTTTTGGGGCCGGCCGGTGATCTGGCAGAGTCTCTCATCAAACGAAGTTACCAGGTCAAAGATTCCGGCAGTCTGATCCCCGGGCATGGCGGGGTATTAGACCGGATTGACGCCTTGATTTTTAACGCCCCATTTGTCTACACTCTGGCTCTTATATTAAAATGA
- the frr gene encoding ribosome recycling factor — MTKILSDLKVKMAKSLESLQVEMGKLRTGRASVAILDEIRVECYGSAMPLNQVATLSVPESRLITISPWDKGLIQEIEKAIMKSGLGLQPANDGKLIRLPIPTLTEERRKDLVKLVKKGAEESRVSLRNLRREANETLKKNQKEGIISEDDLRKGETEVQKMTDEFIARVDQTVAHKEKEIMEV; from the coding sequence GTGACTAAAATCCTGTCCGACCTTAAGGTCAAAATGGCCAAAAGTCTGGAGTCGCTCCAGGTGGAGATGGGGAAGCTACGTACCGGCCGTGCCAGTGTGGCGATTTTAGACGAAATCCGGGTGGAGTGTTATGGAAGTGCGATGCCTTTAAATCAGGTGGCGACCCTTTCCGTGCCGGAGAGTCGGCTGATTACCATTTCCCCATGGGACAAGGGGTTGATCCAGGAGATTGAGAAGGCGATCATGAAGTCCGGCCTCGGTCTCCAGCCGGCCAACGATGGCAAACTGATCCGCCTCCCGATCCCGACCCTGACTGAAGAAAGACGGAAGGACCTGGTCAAGCTGGTCAAGAAGGGGGCTGAGGAATCCCGGGTCAGTCTCCGTAACCTCCGTCGTGAGGCGAACGAAACGCTCAAGAAGAATCAGAAGGAGGGGATTATCTCCGAAGACGACCTTCGTAAGGGGGAGACCGAGGTTCAGAAGATGACGGATGAGTTCATTGCCAGGGTCGATCAGACCGTTGCCCACAAGGAAAAAGAGATCATGGAGGTCTGA
- the ilvB gene encoding biosynthetic-type acetolactate synthase large subunit: MKMTGAQIFIKTMEDLGVEYLFGYPGGVVLYLYDELYQQKKLKHILVRHEQGATHMADGYARVTGKPGVVLVTSGPGATNTVTGLATAMMDSIPMVCITGQVPVHLIGNDAFQEADIVGITRPCTKHNYLVKEVNDLERILRQAFYIATTGRPGPVLVDIPKDVTTATGEYQGTRKVELRGYKPPVPPKPENLEKALELIYASRKPVLYMGGGVVAAGAGDGVRQFAEKLGLPVGITLMGLGGFPGNHSQSLGMIGMHGGYWANMALNSADLLVALGPRFDDRVTGDVKKFSVKSKKIHLDIDATSIGKNVNVDLPLIGDAKEVLGRLNDLVDKDPARAKKYREMIKPWHDQIREWKEKHPIYYDQDFSKLLRPQYVIQKIYDVTEGEAIITTDVGQHQMWAAQIFQFNKPRHWCTSGGLGTMGYGFPAAIGAQLAHPKETVFCISGDGSIQMNIQEMATAVQYKLPVKTAIINNRCLGMVRQWQQFFYERRYSESEMTILPDFVKLAEAYGAVGFATNKPSEVEPILKESLKVKGPVLIDFQVIQEENVLPMVPAGKGLDEMLLA; encoded by the coding sequence ATGAAAATGACCGGGGCCCAGATTTTTATCAAAACGATGGAAGACCTTGGGGTCGAGTACCTCTTTGGCTATCCGGGCGGGGTTGTCCTCTACCTTTACGACGAACTGTACCAACAGAAAAAATTGAAACACATCCTTGTCCGCCACGAACAGGGGGCGACCCATATGGCGGATGGTTACGCCCGGGTGACCGGCAAGCCGGGGGTGGTTTTAGTAACCTCAGGACCAGGGGCGACCAATACGGTGACCGGCCTTGCGACCGCGATGATGGATTCGATCCCGATGGTTTGTATCACCGGTCAGGTCCCGGTCCATCTGATCGGGAATGACGCCTTTCAGGAGGCGGATATTGTCGGGATCACCCGTCCCTGCACCAAGCACAATTATCTGGTGAAAGAGGTGAACGACCTGGAAAGGATCTTGAGGCAGGCGTTTTATATTGCGACGACCGGCCGGCCGGGACCGGTATTGGTGGATATCCCCAAGGATGTGACGACCGCCACGGGAGAGTATCAGGGGACGAGGAAGGTGGAACTGCGCGGCTACAAACCGCCGGTCCCCCCGAAACCGGAGAATCTGGAGAAGGCGCTCGAACTGATCTATGCCTCCCGAAAGCCGGTCCTTTATATGGGGGGAGGAGTCGTGGCGGCCGGTGCGGGTGACGGGGTCCGCCAGTTTGCCGAAAAATTGGGTTTGCCGGTCGGGATTACCCTGATGGGTTTGGGCGGTTTTCCCGGGAATCATTCACAGTCCCTCGGGATGATCGGGATGCATGGCGGTTACTGGGCCAATATGGCGTTAAACTCCGCGGACCTTTTGGTCGCCCTTGGCCCCCGGTTTGATGACCGGGTGACCGGTGACGTCAAAAAGTTTTCCGTCAAATCCAAAAAAATCCACCTCGACATCGATGCCACCTCCATCGGTAAAAACGTGAATGTCGATCTCCCCTTGATCGGTGATGCCAAAGAGGTCTTGGGCCGATTGAACGACTTGGTCGACAAGGATCCGGCGAGGGCCAAAAAATATCGTGAAATGATCAAACCATGGCATGACCAGATCCGGGAGTGGAAGGAAAAACACCCGATCTATTATGACCAGGATTTCAGCAAACTCCTCCGACCTCAGTATGTCATCCAGAAGATCTATGATGTGACGGAGGGGGAGGCGATTATCACGACCGATGTCGGCCAGCACCAGATGTGGGCGGCCCAGATTTTTCAATTTAACAAGCCACGCCATTGGTGCACGTCGGGAGGGTTGGGGACGATGGGGTACGGCTTTCCAGCGGCGATCGGCGCTCAGCTGGCCCACCCCAAAGAGACGGTTTTCTGCATCTCCGGCGATGGCAGTATCCAGATGAACATCCAGGAGATGGCGACAGCGGTCCAGTACAAACTCCCTGTCAAGACGGCGATCATCAACAATCGTTGTTTGGGGATGGTCCGCCAGTGGCAACAGTTTTTTTATGAGCGGCGGTATTCGGAGTCAGAAATGACAATACTGCCTGATTTTGTCAAACTGGCCGAGGCCTACGGCGCCGTCGGTTTTGCCACCAACAAGCCCTCCGAGGTGGAGCCGATCCTGAAGGAATCGCTCAAGGTAAAAGGTCCTGTGTTGATTGATTTTCAGGTGATTCAAGAGGAGAACGTCCTCCCGATGGTCCCGGCCGGGAAGGGACTCGATGAGATGTTGTTGGCGTAG